The window TTCTGCTGGTGGGAAGAAGGGATCACGGATGAAGAGGAACGATGCTGGCGGGCACTGCAATTCATTCCCGACTCCTACTCCCCTGATGCTGCTGCCAATGCTGCCGAGGCAGGCATCGCTGCCAGGAGTTTTGCCCGCCTGACCAGCCTGCTGGAAGGCTTGTCTTTAGATTCCCTCCATATCACCATACCCCATTTCCACGACCTCGATTCCCGTTACTTCCAATTTGAAACAGCGATCCACAATGGGGAAATGTTCCGACTGTTAAGGGCAACACATGTCATCGCCAGCCTTAGGGAAAGAACCAGGTATGTGGATTGGTTTAGATCCATCAGGGACAATGAGCAGGATTATCCATTACGGGTGATGCACCACGATTGCAAATTCAGCAATATCCTATTCAGCAAAAAGGATGGCCAGCCTATCTTCCCTGTTGACCTCGATACCATCATGCCGGGCAAGTTCTTTTCCGACCTGGGTGATATGATCAGGAGCATGGCCTGTAGCAGGGACGAGAACAGTAAGGATTGGGAACATATCGATATCATCCCTTCATATTATCATGCCATCGTCAATGGTTACCTGGATGGACTGGGTGCTCAGCTTACTGCTGCAGAGACCAGACAATTGCATATTTCGGGTATACTTGTCTGTTATATGCAAAGCCTGCGCTATGTGACCGATTACCTCAACAACGATATCTACTATAAGACCAATTACCCTGAACAAAACCTCAACAGGGCCCTGAACCAATTGGTCTTGCTGGAAAGGCTCGAGGCCTTTCTCGAACGGGAAGCATTAATGCCTGTACTTTGAGGCAGCACCTTTTTTAATAGCCGGATGCGAAATAATTGATCTCCTCCCCAAGGTCGAGGAATGGATATTTCTCCTTTAGCGCCAATGCCTTGTTATGGAAACTTTGCATGAACTGCCGGTGTGCATTGGTCTTTGGCTGGAAGGCCTTATGTCTCCTTGCAGTCAGCACCTGTTGTACCAGGTCCATGGGCTCATAGGCTGCAGGATCAATAAAATACTCCCTGAATTTCTCCAACACAAACTGGGTTGCTGCATAATTGGGATGGGCGAGGTCGATATCATAGAACCGGTAATCCCTCAATACATCGATCACCAATTCATAAGCGGGGAAATAATATAGCCTGTTGAACTTATTTACCAGGTGGTGTACGGATTCTATCAGCCTTGCCTTGCTGCGGTTATTCTCCACTACCCCATCACGCAAATGCCTGACCGGGCTGATCGTAAAGATGACCCTGATATCCGGGTTATAATGAAAGAGCCGGTAAAGGGTATTATCCAGGGAGGTAACAGTTTCATCGATCGGGCAGAGATGCTTCCTGAACCATTGTCCGGGCGCACGATGGCAGTTGGCTACCGGAAGGTCTTGCTGGTCCACCAGGCGATAGGAAAAGGAGGACCCCAGGGTGATGACCAACCAACCGGCCCTCTTCAGGAAATGATGGGCCTTGTCCTGCGAACTATTGATATTGGCAAGTACCGCGTCCTGGTCAATGCCCGAGAACCTGGAATGGTGTGCCCAGGATTGCCAGAGTTCGTTATGAAAGAACAGGTCAGTCGCCTGGTATTGTTTGTTCTCTATATAACTGACAAGGCTATTACATACGCTAATGGGGTCAAACAAGATGCCATGCGGATTCTGCAGCACCTCAAACTTCAACTCCTCCATCCTGTCCCCGATATGCTCTGTAAAACAAGAACCTACCAGCATTACCGGATCGGTATACTTTACCCTGGTATCGGGACTCTTGATCGAGATGTCTGTCAACAGTTTCATTTCAAATTACTTTACACAAAAATCTGTCCGGCCATGGAGACGGCCTTATCCAGTGCTTCCTTATCCAGCCCCAGGTCTTCACCGCTTTCTTCCAGGTATTCGATCAGCCAAAGCGTATCCATATTCCCAACCAGGTCATTACCGGCCATGGGGCACCCTCCAAAGCCTTTCAATGCCCCATCGTAGCGCCTGCAACCAGCAGTATAAGCGGCCTTCATCTTTTCCCGCCAGTTTTGGGCCGTAGCATGCAGATGCACACCAATGGTGGTGCCGGGCATTTGTTGTACAAGGTAGGCCGTCAGGTCGTGGACCTGGTCTGGACTTGCAACGCCAACCGTATCTGCCAATGATAAGGTGCCAATTCCAAGCGAGGCCAATTGGTTAGCCCAGTCAAATACCACCTGCGGTGACCAAGCATCACCATAGGGATTGCCAAAACCCATGGACAGGTATACCACCAGTTGTTTGTTATGCGCTGTACATAATTGCTGGATCGCCTTGACGGTATCCAGTGACTCCTCAATGGTGCTATTGGTATTCCTGCGCTGGAAGGTCGGGGATACAGAAAAGGGGAAGCCCAGGTAATCGATATTAGGAAAGGACATGGCAGCCTCAGCACCGCGAAGGTTGGCTACAATGGCTAAAAGATTATGCCTGTTGGAATCATATTCCAGCTGCCTTATCACATCAGCGGTATCAGCCATCTGGGGAATAGCCTTGGGCGAAACAAAACTGCCAAAATCGATCGTGTGGAAGCCAACTTTCAGCAACTGGTTGATATAGGCCACCTTATCCGATGTAGCAATCGGGTGGCTCCAGCCTTGCATGGCATCACGTGGACATTCAATCAGCTGAACGGGTAATTTCATGGCAGCAAGCTAATTATTGATGATGTCTAATAATATTCAAATTGTTTCTGGGACTATGATTAGCATCCGATGAATAGACGGATTTATGGTTCATCGGGGTCCTCTACGAGAGACCCCGCTGAGGTTTAAGGTATACGGTCATCACTCACATTTCCATACCACACCCTTTAAGCGCAATGAAGGGTGTGTCCACATTTCCACACCTTGCCCGCCAGAACTTAAGCGCAGGTGGGTCTCATCCCCCCATCCTTTGCTTCATGGCTTCATACAGGATCATTCCTGTAGCAACCGAAACATTAAGGGATTCAAAATTTCCGGCCATGGGTATTTTGAACTGCACATCCGCGATCTTCATCAGTGCCGGGAAAATTCCCTTTTCCTCACTTCCTACAATGATCGCCGCAGGCTCCTTGAAATCACAATCGAAAATGCTCTGCTCAGCGGTCATTTCAGACGCTAAGACCCTGATACCATTAAGGTGCAGCGTGTCAACGGCCTTCATCAGGCTGTTCACCCGGCAGATGGCGATCTTCTCCAAAGCACCGGCGGAAGTAAGGATAGCATCTTCATTGAGGGCTCCCACTCCCTTATCCGGGATAATGATGGCCTGTACCCCGCAGCAATAGGCGGTCCTGGCTATAGCCCCAATATTCCTGATGTCGGTTACTCCATCCAGTATCAACAAAAATGGGGATTCTCCCTTCTCCACAATGAAGGAAAGCACGTCCTGCAAGTCCTGGTATTGCACTTTTGCAATCACCCCAACGCAGCCTTCATGACCGGTAATATTGAACCCATTGAGCTTTTCAACCGGTACTTTATTGATGGGTACCTGGTGCTGTGCAGCCAATTGTTTTACCTGGTCAATATCAGGTCCATGCACGGTTTGCTGCAAATAAATACGTTCCAGCTGTTTGCCTTCCTGCAAAGCCTTGATCACCTGCTGGCGCCCGATCACCAGGCTGCTCTTCTTCGGGCGATGTTGTTGTTGACGGAAATTTTTCACCAAATAATTTTTTGTGCCAATAAAACACGAAGGCACAAAGGTACACAAAGCGGGTAAACGTCTTTGTATTCCTTCGTGCCTCGTACACCTGCGGGCTGCAGGTTATTATTTCAGGCCGAAAGCCTTCTTTACTTTCGGAACATAATCCAATTTCTCCCAGGTAAACAGTTCTACTTTCTTCTTCACCACTTTACCTTCGGGGCTTTTGAAACTCTTCTCCACCACTTCCGCCTTGCGGCCCATATGTCCATAGGCAGCAGTCTCAGAGTAGATTGGATTGCGAAGCTTCAGTCGCTGCTCGATGAAATAGGGACGCATGTCAAAAATGCCGCCAACGATCTTTGCGATCTCACCATCGGTCATGTTCACTTTGGAAGTTCCGTAGGTATTTACATAAAGTCCCATCGGCTGTGCAACACCGATAGCATAGGAAACCTGCACCAGTACTTCATCGCACACTCCGGCTGCTACCAGGTTCTTGGCGATATGACGCGTGGCATAGGCCGCTGAACGGTCAACTTTTGAGGGGTCCTTGCCACTGAAAGCTCCACCACCATGTGCACCCTTGCCGCCATAGGTATCTACAATGATCTTACGACCAGTTAGTCCGGTATCACCGTGCGGTCCACCAATCACAAACTTACCGGTAGGGTTGATATGGTACTTGATCTTATCGTTGAAGAGTTTTGCGTATTTCTTGTACTTGGCCTTCACGCGGGGGATCAGGATCTTGATGATATCTTCCCTGATCTTGGCTGCCATCTTGGCTTCTGTATCAAAATCATCATGCTGGGTAGAGATAACGATGGCATCAATACGGATGGGCTTATTGTTATCATCGTATTCTAATGTTACCTGGCTTTTGGCATCCGGGCGCAGGTACTTGATCTGCTTATTCTCACGGCGCAGGGCTGCCAGTTCCTGTAATAGCTTATGGGCCAGGTCGAGCGCCAGCGGCATATAGTCTTCTGTTTCGTTGGTAGCATAACCGAACATCATACCCTGGTCACCTGCTCCCTGCTCTTCTTTCTTCTTCCTGTCAACGCCCTGGTTGATATCGGCAGACTGCTCATGGATGGCAGACAGCACACCGCAGGAGTTTGCCTCAAACATGTATTCGCTCTTAGTGTAACCGATCTTCTTGATCACACCGCGGGCAATTTCCTGAACATCCAGGTAGGCTTTGGACTTAACCTCACCAGCCAACACCACCTGGCCAGTTGTTACCAGGGTTTCACAAGCCACTTTGGAATTGGGGTCAAAAGCCAGGAAGTTATCGATCAATGCGTCGGAGATCTGGTCCGCTATTTTATCAGGATGTCCTTCAGAAACACTTTCAGATGTAAACAAGTAAGGCATGCTTCAATTTTTTGGGTTAGCGCAGTTATGGAAACAGAATTAAATATTGGGAGCAAATATATGTTCCCGCATTAAATTTTGGAGTACACAATATATAACCTCATCTTTTTTGTGGGATGGGCACCACCGGCAAGCACCGACCTTCCCCTTGTCACAGGGCTGTTGATGGTCATTTCATAGGGGGCTACGGTGGATCCAACTACTATACTGGGTTTGGTGATGAATGGTGCATACAAGCGAAGGGCGTAGGATTTATCCTTATTGGTAACGATCCCCTGCACATACCTGCCCAGGTCAAACTCATAACGGCCGTTCTTGAGGAAGCCCCCAAATATCGCAGGGTTATACCCCAAAGCCGACGTATTGACCGGTGTAAAAGATTTGGGAATGGTCAGGAAACGGTTATTCGCACTGTCCACCGCATCCAGGAACAAGAGGCTGGGCGGCACGAAAAAATTATCCTGTTGCCCATCCAGTTTCTCGATGATCAGGGAGGCTTTGTAGACCAGCCTGTTGGAAAGGTTCTGTAATGCAGGGATCTTCACCAATGCATAAGAACCCGGTGAGGTTTGGATAAAGAGTTCCTGCTTATTATTGGCTCCGGTCGCAAGGTTGTTGGCGTAATCACTGCCAGCAGGGTCACGTTTGATGAAGTTGGCATTGGCATAGCTATCCTGGCGGAAAACGAATGTGGTCAGGGTAGTGTCGGGCTGGCCATTCTTCTTATACCGGAAATATACCGAAAGCCTGGTAACCCCATCTGCCAGGTTAACGGCAGCCAGTGCCTTCCTGATGGGGGAAGATGCGTCTGCCTTGATGGCAAAACCCCTGAAATTGGCAGTAAATGCTGAATCTGTTTTGTAAATGGTGGTGTCGTAATTCACCAGGCGCTGCGCAAATGCAATGTCCAATGGTATCCTCAACTCATTTACCGTCCTGGTGGTATCCTTCTTCAACACATACTGAAGGGAATCATTAAGGGTCCTGAAATCCAGGTTATTCTTCTCTCCCAGCAAATTGGTAACGGGAAAAGATTCGCGGTTGATATTGTACCCCAATAAGGAATCCTTGAATCCTGATTCCTGAGCCACCTCGTACACTTTAATGTTTTGGATGGCATTGGAGTCCCCGTAAAGGCTTTTGTACTTCAGTGAGAGCACCACTGAATCTACGCCAATGATACTATCTTTTGAGGAGCCGAAAGGATAGGCCCCAAAAAAGGCAGGCTTTAGCTGAACATACAATTCACCGGAGGTTGTACCAAAGGAAGGATCTTCCATTATCCCAAACACATGGTCATAGGAGCGGAACATACGAGTGGAGTCAGCAAGGGGATAGATCTCCGTTACTACTTCCAGGGTGGTATCAAAAACGGTTACATTATCCACAGCAGGTATCAGCTCGCTTCCGAGCTCCGTTGTGGTGATCTTGGTACAGGATGAGGAATAGAATAGGATAGCTGCAACAACTGAAAGGCTATACAGAAGTTTCTTCACAAACAAACCGGTTAATGGTGTTAAATAGTTGGCTAAAGCTCAAGTGCCTTTTCCCGCCAGACAATGAAAAGCCCGGGGGCTTCCATTATTTGGCAAGGTCGTGATACAGTTGTAAATAGTCTGTTAAATCGGATTCCGCGTTAAAAGGCAGGACCTTCTTGCCCTTCACCTTGGCGAATTCTTCTGCCAGCTTCTTGTCCACTTTCTCGGCGCCGAAGGTAATGGCATCTGAGTAAGATGCGCCTCCACGGAGCAATGCAGTATTGGAACCTTCTTTCAATACTTCCAGGTCCTTATCCTTGATATTGGCATGGATAGCGGCCTGTTTCATGAAATCATCGCCCAGCTTCTCCTTGAAGGTGTTCTGGCCAATGGTATATACCACTTTGCTATGGCTGAATACCGGCTCTTTCTTGTAAGCGGTCTTCAGGTAAAGGGGCACCAGGCTGGTCATCCATCCACTGCAGTGGATGATATCAGGAGGCCAACCGAACTTCTTCACTGTTTCAAGGGCTCCCTTACAGAAGAACACAGTGCGCAGGCCATTGTCCTCAAACCATTCTTCCTTGTCATCATGGAAAACGAACTTGCGCTTGAAAAGGTCTTCATTATCCAGGAAATACACCTGCAAACGGGCATTAGGGAGGGAAGCAACCTTGATCTGCAGGGGGAAATCATCATTATCTACAGATACATTGATACCTGATAAACGTACAACTTCATGCAAACGGTGCCTGCGTTCATTGATGGTTCCGAAACGAGGCATGATACAGCGCACCTCGAAACCATTGTCATTCGACTTGATCGCCAGCCGGTTCACGATCTCAGAAAACTCTGTCAGCTCCAGGTAAGGCGACATTTCGTTGGCAATGAATAAAATTCTTTTCTTTGTTGACATTTTATCGGTTACAATTAGTGAATAGTGTACTGATTTTTCGGTCAATAAGTGTGCAAAGGTAATATATTTTAGCGTAAAATCAGGTTCTAACCAAGCTGTCAACAGCCTAAATCCCCCTTTCATGATCTTAATCAAACGGGCATCAGACCTTCACAAGCACATCGCTTCCGGAAGAAAACAGGCTGGCAATGTGGGATTTGTCCCTACCATGGGAGCATTGCATGAAGGCCACCTGTCCCTGATCGAGGCCTCACAAAAGGAAAACGGGCTCACCGTTTGCAGCATTTTTGTCAATCCTACCCAGTTTAATGACCCGAAAGACTATGAAAAGTACCCGGTAACGATGGACAAGGACATTGCCTTACTGGAGGAACAGGGGGTAGATATACTTTTTTATCCTTATGTGGAAGAAATCTACCCCAACGGGTTGAAGGACCTGGGGCATTATGACCTGGGCTACCTGGAAACCATCCTTGAAGGCAAGTACAGGCCCGGGCACTTCCAGGGGGTTTGCCAGGTGGTTCACCGGCTGCTGGAGATAGTTCAACCCAACAACCTGTACATGGGCCAGAAGGACTACCAGCAATGCATGGTGGTAAAAAGGTTACTGGAGTTAACTGGACTACCCATAGAACTGCACACCTGTCCCACCCTGCGGGAACCGGATGGCCTTGCGATGAGCAGCAGGAATATGCGCCTACATCCGGAGGAAAGGCAAAGGGCGGTGGAAATATCCAGGACATTAGCTGCCATAGGCAAGGAGGTTATTCCCGGGGACCTTGTTAAACTTTCCTTATGGGCCGAACAAGAACTATCACGGAAAGGTTTTAAGGTGGATTATGTAGCCATCGCCTCAGCCCTGGACCTCAGGCTTGTGGATAACTGGGACGGCAAGGAGCCTTTGGTAACGCTGGCAGCTGCCTTCCTCAATGAAGTAAGGTTAATTGACAATATGCTGGTGCCGTTGCGTAATGAATGATAATTCCTACCTTGCGGCCCGTTTATAAACATTCAGAATTCCGATCCATGCAAATTGAAATATTAAAATCGAAGGTGCACCGCGCAGTGATCACTGAAGCCAACCTACATTATGTTGGAAGCCTCACCCTCGATGAGGACCTGATGGATGCCGCCAATATGATCGAACATGAAAAGATCCAGGTAGTGAATGTAAACAATGGTTCCCGCATCGAAACCTACCTGATCAAAGGCAAGAGGGGTTCCGGTGTATGCTGCCTGAATGGGCCTGCCGCACGCCAGGGTGCTGTTGGGGATGTTGTCATCATCATTTCCTATGCCACCATGGATTTTGAGGAAGCCAAGACCTTCAAACCTTCCATCGTATTCCCTAAAGAAGGGAACAAGTTGTAATACGGTATAATCCTCTCCTGATTATCTTTATAGGGTAAACCCACCCACCATGAACAAAAAGCTAAGCAGTCTTTTGCAATATGTTTTTTTCCTGGGGCTGGGTATTTTTTTGGTATGGTGGAGCATTGGCAAGATCGAGGCAAAGGACTGGAATGAGATGAAAGACGCACTGCGCAATGCCCGCTATTGGCTGGTACTGCCAGTTGCACTGGCCTTGCTGGTGAGCCACTACAGCAGGGCCATCCGCTGGAAGATCCTGATGGAGCCAATGGGATATCGCCCATCCACCCTCAACACCTATTTCGCCGTACTGATCGGTTATATGGCCAACCTCGCCGTACCTCGTTTAGGCGAAGTATTGAAATGCACTATACTTGCCCGTTATGAGAAGGTGCCGGCGGATAAACTGGTGGGAACGATCGTAGCGGAACGCGCATTCGACCTGATCTGCCTTGTTATTGTATTCTTCATCACCATATTTTCCCAGATCGATATCATTGGCCAGTTCGCAGGTGAAATACTGGAAAAACTACTGGGTGGCTCGAAGGGTCAATTCCAGCCAATGAGGATCGGGATCTTCTTGTTGACCATTGCAGCATTGTTTTTTATTGCCCGTTACCTACTCAAAAGATTATCCCATATTGGATTCATCCAAAAGCTAAAGGCCATATTCCGTGGTATTCTTGAAGGCCTGACCAGCGTCCGGTATGTTAAGAAAAAGGGCTGGTTCTTCTTCCATACCCTATTGATATGGTTCCTTTACCTTGCCAGTATCAGGATAGGGTTTTATGCCATGGAACCCACCAGTGGTTACGGATGGCTGCCTTCCTTTT is drawn from Flavihumibacter rivuli and contains these coding sequences:
- the panD gene encoding aspartate 1-decarboxylase, with protein sequence MQIEILKSKVHRAVITEANLHYVGSLTLDEDLMDAANMIEHEKIQVVNVNNGSRIETYLIKGKRGSGVCCLNGPAARQGAVGDVVIIISYATMDFEEAKTFKPSIVFPKEGNKL
- a CDS encoding GSCFA domain-containing protein, which gives rise to MKLLTDISIKSPDTRVKYTDPVMLVGSCFTEHIGDRMEELKFEVLQNPHGILFDPISVCNSLVSYIENKQYQATDLFFHNELWQSWAHHSRFSGIDQDAVLANINSSQDKAHHFLKRAGWLVITLGSSFSYRLVDQQDLPVANCHRAPGQWFRKHLCPIDETVTSLDNTLYRLFHYNPDIRVIFTISPVRHLRDGVVENNRSKARLIESVHHLVNKFNRLYYFPAYELVIDVLRDYRFYDIDLAHPNYAATQFVLEKFREYFIDPAAYEPMDLVQQVLTARRHKAFQPKTNAHRQFMQSFHNKALALKEKYPFLDLGEEINYFASGY
- a CDS encoding phosphotransferase enzyme family protein, with the translated sequence MEKAVIEKAAARFGKGDIRISLLGSGLIHQTYRVDYSGSQDIVLQCMNIKAFPLPENIVLNYRRIYDHIMAKCPDCPMPALVPDREGKFCWWEEGITDEEERCWRALQFIPDSYSPDAAANAAEAGIAARSFARLTSLLEGLSLDSLHITIPHFHDLDSRYFQFETAIHNGEMFRLLRATHVIASLRERTRYVDWFRSIRDNEQDYPLRVMHHDCKFSNILFSKKDGQPIFPVDLDTIMPGKFFSDLGDMIRSMACSRDENSKDWEHIDIIPSYYHAIVNGYLDGLGAQLTAAETRQLHISGILVCYMQSLRYVTDYLNNDIYYKTNYPEQNLNRALNQLVLLERLEAFLEREALMPVL
- the rlmB gene encoding 23S rRNA (guanosine(2251)-2'-O)-methyltransferase RlmB, encoding MKNFRQQQHRPKKSSLVIGRQQVIKALQEGKQLERIYLQQTVHGPDIDQVKQLAAQHQVPINKVPVEKLNGFNITGHEGCVGVIAKVQYQDLQDVLSFIVEKGESPFLLILDGVTDIRNIGAIARTAYCCGVQAIIIPDKGVGALNEDAILTSAGALEKIAICRVNSLMKAVDTLHLNGIRVLASEMTAEQSIFDCDFKEPAAIIVGSEEKGIFPALMKIADVQFKIPMAGNFESLNVSVATGMILYEAMKQRMGG
- a CDS encoding DUF4270 family protein, whose amino-acid sequence is MKKLLYSLSVVAAILFYSSSCTKITTTELGSELIPAVDNVTVFDTTLEVVTEIYPLADSTRMFRSYDHVFGIMEDPSFGTTSGELYVQLKPAFFGAYPFGSSKDSIIGVDSVVLSLKYKSLYGDSNAIQNIKVYEVAQESGFKDSLLGYNINRESFPVTNLLGEKNNLDFRTLNDSLQYVLKKDTTRTVNELRIPLDIAFAQRLVNYDTTIYKTDSAFTANFRGFAIKADASSPIRKALAAVNLADGVTRLSVYFRYKKNGQPDTTLTTFVFRQDSYANANFIKRDPAGSDYANNLATGANNKQELFIQTSPGSYALVKIPALQNLSNRLVYKASLIIEKLDGQQDNFFVPPSLLFLDAVDSANNRFLTIPKSFTPVNTSALGYNPAIFGGFLKNGRYEFDLGRYVQGIVTNKDKSYALRLYAPFITKPSIVVGSTVAPYEMTINSPVTRGRSVLAGGAHPTKKMRLYIVYSKI
- a CDS encoding hydroxymethylglutaryl-CoA lyase — translated: MKLPVQLIECPRDAMQGWSHPIATSDKVAYINQLLKVGFHTIDFGSFVSPKAIPQMADTADVIRQLEYDSNRHNLLAIVANLRGAEAAMSFPNIDYLGFPFSVSPTFQRRNTNSTIEESLDTVKAIQQLCTAHNKQLVVYLSMGFGNPYGDAWSPQVVFDWANQLASLGIGTLSLADTVGVASPDQVHDLTAYLVQQMPGTTIGVHLHATAQNWREKMKAAYTAGCRRYDGALKGFGGCPMAGNDLVGNMDTLWLIEYLEESGEDLGLDKEALDKAVSMAGQIFV
- the panC gene encoding pantoate--beta-alanine ligase gives rise to the protein MILIKRASDLHKHIASGRKQAGNVGFVPTMGALHEGHLSLIEASQKENGLTVCSIFVNPTQFNDPKDYEKYPVTMDKDIALLEEQGVDILFYPYVEEIYPNGLKDLGHYDLGYLETILEGKYRPGHFQGVCQVVHRLLEIVQPNNLYMGQKDYQQCMVVKRLLELTGLPIELHTCPTLREPDGLAMSSRNMRLHPEERQRAVEISRTLAAIGKEVIPGDLVKLSLWAEQELSRKGFKVDYVAIASALDLRLVDNWDGKEPLVTLAAAFLNEVRLIDNMLVPLRNE
- a CDS encoding glycogen/starch synthase, which gives rise to MSTKKRILFIANEMSPYLELTEFSEIVNRLAIKSNDNGFEVRCIMPRFGTINERRHRLHEVVRLSGINVSVDNDDFPLQIKVASLPNARLQVYFLDNEDLFKRKFVFHDDKEEWFEDNGLRTVFFCKGALETVKKFGWPPDIIHCSGWMTSLVPLYLKTAYKKEPVFSHSKVVYTIGQNTFKEKLGDDFMKQAAIHANIKDKDLEVLKEGSNTALLRGGASYSDAITFGAEKVDKKLAEEFAKVKGKKVLPFNAESDLTDYLQLYHDLAK
- the metK gene encoding methionine adenosyltransferase, with the protein product MPYLFTSESVSEGHPDKIADQISDALIDNFLAFDPNSKVACETLVTTGQVVLAGEVKSKAYLDVQEIARGVIKKIGYTKSEYMFEANSCGVLSAIHEQSADINQGVDRKKKEEQGAGDQGMMFGYATNETEDYMPLALDLAHKLLQELAALRRENKQIKYLRPDAKSQVTLEYDDNNKPIRIDAIVISTQHDDFDTEAKMAAKIREDIIKILIPRVKAKYKKYAKLFNDKIKYHINPTGKFVIGGPHGDTGLTGRKIIVDTYGGKGAHGGGAFSGKDPSKVDRSAAYATRHIAKNLVAAGVCDEVLVQVSYAIGVAQPMGLYVNTYGTSKVNMTDGEIAKIVGGIFDMRPYFIEQRLKLRNPIYSETAAYGHMGRKAEVVEKSFKSPEGKVVKKKVELFTWEKLDYVPKVKKAFGLK
- a CDS encoding lysylphosphatidylglycerol synthase transmembrane domain-containing protein; the protein is MNKKLSSLLQYVFFLGLGIFLVWWSIGKIEAKDWNEMKDALRNARYWLVLPVALALLVSHYSRAIRWKILMEPMGYRPSTLNTYFAVLIGYMANLAVPRLGEVLKCTILARYEKVPADKLVGTIVAERAFDLICLVIVFFITIFSQIDIIGQFAGEILEKLLGGSKGQFQPMRIGIFLLTIAALFFIARYLLKRLSHIGFIQKLKAIFRGILEGLTSVRYVKKKGWFFFHTLLIWFLYLASIRIGFYAMEPTSGYGWLPSFSVLALGSVGMIVTQGGIGAYPILVQETMLLYGLNENIGKAFGWLLWLVQFFLVMIAGGAALLLLPIINRKTVKGTTPQS